A single window of Dermacentor albipictus isolate Rhodes 1998 colony chromosome 1, USDA_Dalb.pri_finalv2, whole genome shotgun sequence DNA harbors:
- the LOC139047683 gene encoding uncharacterized protein: MDAQPPLRKKAILLQCLGVEGRRVFRTLGPEPARTSDTTKAGPETSKPAGKDRTEASEGDSYTEALSLLERQFSSTVNVLVERRRFTLRRQLPNEPIREYVSALRQLAKTCDFGQFLEAALRDRVVDGVRSTELRQKLLVKGSQLTLAEAVEMLQTYEQAAEGAAIYDQGSSQTDIVQHVSQGKSPDSDAAMTPVRKCYRCGSTRHLANSQECKARGKRCSQCHRMGHFRAVCGRSAERDVRTVRNDGASEEDVLTVLAVRQVERRTLVVDVVIENEPLQLLVDTGSSVSILPDHVYRAKFANSFPLTAASATLRDFSQKKIPVLGWFTARVVRGNNSACLRFYVVPQGMALLGLDGVHQLQLHIIGSTLECLQITVSPKSLPPEL; this comes from the exons ATGGACGCGCAACCGCCACTACGGAAAAAGGCCATTCTGCTGCAATGTCTTGGGGTCGAGGGACGCCGTGTTTTTCGCACATTGGGCCCAGAGCCGGCACGAACATCAGACACGACAAAAGCCGGGCCGGAGACAAGCAAACCAGCAGGAAAAGACAGGACGGAGGCAAGTGAAGGGGATAGTTACACGGAGGCGTTGAGCCTATTGGAGCGGCAGTTCTCAAGCACCGTCAACGTACTGGTGGAGCGACGTCGATTCACGTTACGTCGGCAACTGCCGAACGAGCCGATACGAGAGTACGTCAGTGCTCTCCGACAGTTAGCAAAGACGTGCGACTTCGGGCAATTCTTGGAAGCGGCTCTACGAGACAGGGTTGTTGACGGAGTACGGAGCACTGAGCTGCGACAGAAATTGCTCGTGAAGGGGTCACAACTTACGCTCGCAGAGGCAGTGGAAATGCTACAGACGTACGAGCAGGCAGCGGAGGGGGCTGCGATCTATGACCAAGGGTCGTCACAAACGGACATAGTGCAGCATGTATCTCAAGGCAAAAGTCCAGACAGCGACGCGGCAATGACGCCGGTGCGCAAGTGTTACCGGTGCGGCTCTACAAGGCACCTAGCTAATTCACAGGAATGCAAAGCACGGGGGAAACGTTGTTCCCAGTGCCACAGAATGGGACATTTTCGAGCGGTATGTGGCAGGTCGGCAGAGCGGGACGTGCGGACGGTCCGAAACGACGGCGCTAGCGAGGAGGACGTGCTCACTGTACTGGCGGTCAGACAAGTGGAACGAAGGACTTTGGTCGTTGACGTCGTTATTGAGAACGAGCCACTTCAGTTGCTGGTAGATACTGGGTCGTCGGTGTCTATTTTGCCAGACCACGTTTATCGAGCCAAGTTCGCCAACAGCTTTCCTTTGACTGCGGCTTCAGCGACGCTGCGGGATTTTTCACAGAAGAAAATTCCGGTCTTGGGATGGTTCACAGCCAGAGTTGTACGCGGGAACAACTCGGCTTGCCTTCGATTTTACGTTGTTCCCCAAGGCATGGCATTACTAGGACTGGATGGGGTCCACCAGCTGCAATTGCACATCATCGGTTCTACACTGGAGTGTTTGCAAATCACGGTCAGCCCCAAGTCGCTTCCTCCTGAATTAt AG